One Natrinema longum genomic window carries:
- a CDS encoding NAD(P)/FAD-dependent oxidoreductase: MERVDVAIVGGGPAGASAAERAAAHGAETVLFEQGVPREDRDGVGPDSTDAAGMLDYWIDIMDFDYREIPEEVIHRELEGTEFVGPNSTVELTSTGMDASYPNFGYTFHRARMDDWLHERAADAGADLRVGIGVKDLETDLRASSPAGPTHTLTLSNGAELEAQYVVLADGPQRRITLGALDQFTAPGRSVSDYLSPPAANHIAYQEYREFPDELFAEFEDHLKFWWGYMPGETAYPWVFPNDGTVARVGLTMPIGMTLADVDNPGSYKLLRPEDDRIPSGAEYISRLLEQEYGDEYDVDEDIPRVEDRGKSKGTETYPISSTRPIESPVGANIVVAGGAMGTTSAFHEGGYHVAVRTGKIAGRLAATDSLENYNDIWKDAIGDEILRNVSFADIVADYGPDDWDWAFDTITDMQGNGTENALVTKKYSAGFDAAKILATYKHKKFSYRDGRYVQLSEADYFY; this comes from the coding sequence ATGGAACGCGTAGACGTCGCGATCGTCGGCGGCGGCCCCGCCGGAGCGTCCGCAGCCGAACGGGCCGCTGCCCACGGCGCAGAGACGGTCCTCTTCGAGCAGGGAGTCCCTCGAGAGGATCGGGACGGGGTCGGCCCGGATTCGACCGATGCTGCCGGGATGCTCGACTATTGGATCGACATCATGGACTTCGACTACCGGGAGATCCCCGAGGAAGTCATCCATCGGGAACTCGAGGGCACGGAGTTCGTCGGCCCGAACAGCACCGTCGAGTTGACGTCGACGGGGATGGACGCCAGCTATCCCAACTTCGGCTACACCTTCCACCGCGCACGCATGGACGACTGGCTCCACGAACGCGCGGCCGACGCGGGCGCGGACCTGCGCGTCGGAATCGGGGTCAAGGACCTCGAAACCGATCTCCGGGCCTCGAGTCCGGCGGGCCCGACCCACACGCTGACTCTCTCGAACGGCGCGGAACTCGAGGCCCAGTACGTCGTCCTCGCGGACGGCCCACAGCGTCGGATCACCCTCGGTGCCCTCGATCAGTTCACGGCCCCCGGCCGGAGCGTCTCCGATTACCTCTCGCCGCCGGCGGCGAACCACATCGCCTATCAGGAGTATCGGGAGTTCCCCGACGAACTGTTCGCGGAGTTCGAGGACCACCTGAAGTTCTGGTGGGGCTACATGCCCGGCGAGACCGCCTATCCCTGGGTCTTCCCGAACGACGGCACGGTCGCCCGCGTCGGGCTGACGATGCCCATCGGGATGACCCTCGCGGACGTCGACAACCCCGGTAGCTACAAACTCCTTCGGCCCGAGGACGATCGGATTCCCTCGGGTGCGGAGTACATTAGCCGCCTCCTGGAACAGGAGTACGGCGACGAGTACGACGTCGACGAAGACATCCCCCGCGTCGAAGATCGCGGCAAGTCGAAGGGGACCGAAACCTACCCGATCTCCTCGACCCGACCGATCGAATCGCCCGTCGGTGCGAACATCGTCGTCGCCGGCGGCGCGATGGGCACGACCTCGGCGTTCCACGAGGGTGGGTACCACGTCGCCGTCCGCACCGGCAAGATCGCCGGCCGACTCGCAGCGACCGACTCCCTCGAGAACTACAACGACATCTGGAAGGACGCGATCGGTGACGAGATCCTGCGCAACGTCTCGTTCGCCGACATCGTCGCGGACTACGGGCCCGACGACTGGGACTGGGCGTTCGACACGATCACCGACATGCAGGGCAACGGGACGGAAAACGCCCTGGTCACCAAGAAGTACTCCGCCGGCTTCGACGCCGCAAAGATCCTCGCGACGTACAAGCACAAGAAGTTTTCCTACCGCGACGGTCGCTACGTCCAGCTGTCGGAAGCCGACTACTTCTACTGA